The following proteins are encoded in a genomic region of Pseudomonas sp. Os17:
- the rnhB gene encoding ribonuclease HII: protein MQMGLDFTLVADAEDLVAGVDEVGRGPLCGAVVTAAVILDPKRPILGLNDSKKLTEARREKLFDEICEKALSWCIARAEVEEIDELNILHATMLAMQRAVEGLSVTPKLAMIDGNRCPKLAMPAEAVVKGDSKVPAIAAASILAKVSRDREMAAFELIYPGYGIGGHKGYPTPVHLEALARLGPTPIHRRSFAPVRQAYEALEARGEIPS from the coding sequence ATGCAGATGGGCCTGGACTTCACCCTGGTGGCGGATGCCGAGGATCTGGTGGCCGGTGTCGATGAGGTCGGCCGTGGCCCCTTGTGCGGAGCCGTTGTCACTGCGGCGGTGATTCTCGATCCGAAACGGCCGATTCTTGGTCTCAATGATTCGAAGAAACTCACCGAGGCCCGTCGCGAGAAGCTGTTCGACGAAATCTGCGAAAAAGCCTTGAGCTGGTGCATTGCCCGGGCTGAAGTCGAGGAAATCGACGAACTGAATATCCTCCACGCCACCATGCTGGCCATGCAGCGGGCGGTGGAGGGACTGAGCGTGACCCCGAAGCTGGCAATGATCGATGGCAACCGCTGCCCCAAGCTGGCCATGCCCGCCGAAGCGGTGGTCAAGGGCGATAGCAAGGTTCCGGCGATTGCCGCGGCATCGATTCTGGCCAAGGTCAGCCGCGACCGCGAGATGGCTGCCTTTGAGCTGATCTACCCGGGCTACGGTATTGGCGGCCACAAGGGCTATCCGACGCCGGTGCACCTGGAGGCCCTGGCCCGCCTGGGACCGACCCCGATTCACCGGCGCTCCTTCGCCCCGGTGCGACAAGCCTATGAGGCCCTTGAGGCGCGGGGCGAGATTCCGTCCTGA
- a CDS encoding phosphatidate cytidylyltransferase: protein MLKQRIITALILLPIALCGFFLLEGSGFALFIGLVVSLGAWEWARLAGFEAQPARVAFALVVAAMLLLMHLVPGVAPWVLGAAVLWWALATFLVLTYPRTSEHWSGVAPKLLIGLLILLPAWQGLVFIKQLPLGNWLIMSVMVLVWGADIGAYFSGKAFGKRKLAPQVSPGKSWEGVYGGLALSLVITAVVGLVRDWSAGQILLGLLGAAIVVFISVVGDLTESMFKRQSGIKDSSNLLPGHGGVLDRIDSLTAAIPVFAVLLWMAGL, encoded by the coding sequence ATGCTTAAACAACGAATCATTACGGCACTGATCCTGCTGCCGATCGCTTTGTGCGGGTTTTTCCTGCTGGAAGGTTCGGGGTTTGCCCTGTTCATCGGTCTGGTGGTGAGCCTGGGAGCCTGGGAGTGGGCGCGCCTGGCCGGTTTCGAGGCGCAGCCGGCTCGGGTCGCCTTCGCCTTGGTGGTGGCGGCGATGTTGCTGCTCATGCACCTGGTGCCGGGCGTTGCTCCTTGGGTGCTGGGCGCTGCAGTGCTGTGGTGGGCGTTGGCGACCTTCCTGGTGCTGACTTATCCACGTACCAGCGAGCACTGGTCGGGCGTCGCGCCCAAGCTGCTGATCGGTCTGTTGATCCTGTTGCCGGCCTGGCAGGGCCTGGTGTTCATCAAGCAGCTGCCACTGGGCAACTGGTTGATCATGTCGGTCATGGTGCTGGTGTGGGGCGCGGATATTGGCGCCTATTTCTCCGGCAAGGCTTTCGGCAAGCGCAAGCTGGCGCCTCAGGTCAGTCCTGGCAAGAGCTGGGAAGGTGTGTATGGCGGCCTGGCCTTGAGCCTGGTGATTACCGCGGTGGTCGGGCTGGTGCGTGACTGGAGTGCCGGGCAGATCCTGCTGGGGTTGCTGGGGGCGGCCATCGTGGTGTTTATTTCCGTGGTCGGTGATCTGACCGAGAGCATGTTCAAGCGTCAGTCGGGCATCAAGGACAGCAGCAACCTGTTGCCGGGCCATGGTGGCGTGCTCGATCGGATCGACAGCCTGACGGCGGCTATCCCGGTGTTTGCGGTACTGCTGTGGATGGCCGGACTGTGA
- the bamA gene encoding outer membrane protein assembly factor BamA, which yields MKRLLLTAVLTVLMIAEVHAESFTISDIRVNGLQRVSAGSVFGALPLNVGEQADDRRLVESTRALFKTGFFQDIQLGRDGNVLVITVVERPSVASIEIEGNKAISTEDLMKGLKQSGLAEGEIFQRATLEGVRNELQRQYVAQGRYSATVETEVVPQPRNRVGLKVKINEGTVAAIQHINVVGNTVFPDEDLIGLFELKTTNWLSFFKNDDKYAREKLSGDLERLRSYYLDRGYINMDIASTQVSITPDKKHVYITVNVNEGEKYSVRDVKLSGDLKVPEDQVKALLLVEKGQVFSRKLMTTTSELITRRLGNEGYTFANVNGVPQPHDEDHTVDITFVVDPGKRAYVNRINFRGNTKSEDEVLRREMRQMEGGWASTYLIDQSKTRLERLGFFKEVNVETPAVPGVDDQVDVNYAVEEQASGSITASVGFAQSAGLILGGSITQNNFLGTGNKVSIGLTRSEYQSRYNFGYVDPYWTADGVSLGYNAFYRTTDYKDLDVNVASYAVDSLGAGVSVGYPISETSRLTFGLTAQQDKIKTGQYTVDEIFNFVNEQGSSYLNFKASAGWSESTLNKGVLATRGHSQSLVLETTTPGSDLSFFKLDYRGQMFQPLTENYTMRFHTELGYGDGYGSTNGLPFYENYYAGGFNSVRGFKDSTLGPRSTPSRGAAVTGNAGTVYDTDQDPLPFGGNVLIQGGAELLFPLPFVKDQRSLRTSVFWDVGNVFDSKCSNVKNTNGISSKTQCNDISLSNLASSVGVGVTWVTALGPLSFALAMPVKKPNNAETQVFQFSLGQTF from the coding sequence ATGAAACGTCTGCTGCTAACTGCGGTTCTCACCGTATTGATGATCGCCGAAGTTCACGCCGAGTCCTTCACTATCTCCGATATCCGCGTCAACGGCCTTCAGCGCGTTTCCGCGGGTAGCGTCTTTGGTGCCTTGCCGTTGAACGTCGGCGAGCAGGCGGACGACCGTCGCCTGGTGGAATCCACTCGTGCGCTGTTCAAAACCGGTTTCTTTCAAGACATCCAGCTGGGCCGCGATGGCAACGTCCTGGTCATTACGGTAGTCGAGCGGCCGTCGGTTGCCAGTATCGAGATCGAAGGCAACAAGGCGATCTCTACCGAAGACCTGATGAAGGGCCTGAAGCAGTCTGGCCTGGCCGAAGGCGAAATCTTCCAGCGTGCGACTCTCGAAGGCGTGCGTAACGAACTGCAGCGTCAATATGTCGCCCAGGGTCGTTACTCGGCCACCGTTGAGACCGAAGTGGTGCCGCAACCACGCAACCGCGTTGGCCTGAAGGTCAAGATCAACGAAGGTACGGTCGCTGCCATCCAGCACATCAACGTGGTGGGCAACACGGTTTTCCCTGATGAAGACCTGATCGGCCTGTTCGAACTCAAGACCACCAACTGGCTGTCGTTCTTCAAGAACGACGACAAGTACGCCCGTGAAAAGCTGTCCGGTGACCTGGAGCGTCTGCGTTCCTACTACCTCGATCGCGGCTATATCAACATGGATATCGCTTCGACCCAGGTGTCCATCACTCCGGACAAGAAGCACGTCTATATCACTGTCAACGTCAACGAAGGCGAGAAGTACAGCGTTCGTGACGTGAAGCTCAGCGGCGACCTGAAAGTCCCTGAAGACCAGGTCAAGGCGCTGTTGCTGGTGGAGAAGGGCCAGGTGTTCTCGCGCAAGCTGATGACCACCACTTCCGAACTGATCACTCGTCGTCTCGGTAACGAGGGTTACACCTTCGCCAACGTCAACGGCGTGCCTCAGCCGCATGATGAAGATCACACCGTGGACATCACCTTCGTGGTGGACCCGGGCAAGCGTGCCTACGTCAACCGCATCAACTTCCGTGGCAACACCAAGTCCGAGGACGAAGTTCTGCGTCGCGAAATGCGCCAGATGGAAGGTGGCTGGGCTTCGACCTACCTGATCGACCAGTCCAAGACTCGCCTGGAGCGCCTGGGCTTCTTCAAGGAGGTCAACGTCGAGACTCCGGCTGTTCCGGGTGTCGATGACCAGGTTGACGTGAACTACGCGGTGGAAGAACAAGCGTCCGGGTCGATCACCGCCAGCGTCGGTTTCGCCCAGAGTGCCGGTCTGATCCTTGGTGGTTCGATCACTCAGAACAACTTCCTGGGTACTGGTAACAAGGTCAGCATTGGCCTGACCCGCAGTGAATACCAGAGCCGCTACAACTTCGGCTACGTTGACCCCTACTGGACCGCCGATGGCGTGAGCCTGGGCTACAACGCCTTCTATCGCACCACTGACTACAAAGACCTCGACGTCAACGTTGCCAGCTATGCGGTGGACAGCCTGGGTGCCGGTGTCAGCGTGGGTTACCCGATCAGTGAGACTTCGCGTCTGACCTTCGGCCTGACTGCGCAGCAGGACAAGATCAAGACTGGTCAATACACAGTCGATGAGATTTTTAACTTCGTTAATGAACAGGGTAGTAGCTACCTGAACTTCAAAGCATCCGCAGGCTGGTCCGAATCGACTTTGAATAAGGGCGTACTGGCCACCCGAGGTCACTCCCAGAGTTTGGTTTTGGAGACCACTACTCCAGGCAGTGATTTGTCGTTCTTCAAACTTGATTACCGTGGCCAGATGTTCCAGCCGCTGACTGAAAACTACACCATGCGTTTCCATACCGAGCTGGGCTACGGTGATGGCTACGGTTCAACAAATGGTTTGCCGTTCTACGAGAACTACTATGCTGGTGGCTTCAACTCGGTTCGTGGTTTCAAGGACAGCACTTTGGGGCCGCGCAGTACCCCAAGTCGTGGTGCTGCTGTAACTGGTAATGCTGGAACTGTTTATGACACTGATCAGGATCCGCTGCCGTTCGGTGGTAACGTCTTGATCCAGGGTGGTGCCGAACTGTTGTTCCCGCTGCCATTCGTCAAGGATCAGCGTTCCCTGCGGACGTCGGTGTTCTGGGATGTGGGTAACGTGTTCGATTCCAAGTGCTCGAACGTGAAAAATACCAACGGCATTTCTTCCAAGACGCAGTGCAATGACATCAGCCTCAGCAACCTGGCCAGCTCCGTGGGCGTCGGTGTGACCTGGGTTACGGCCCTGGGTCCATTGAGCTTTGCCCTGGCGATGCCAGTGAAGAAACCGAATAACGCTGAGACCCAGGTGTTCCAATTCTCCCTCGGTCAGACTTTCTAA
- the ispC gene encoding 1-deoxy-D-xylulose-5-phosphate reductoisomerase yields the protein MSAVQQVTVLGATGSIGLSTLDVIARHPDRYQVFALTGFSRLAELLALCIRHVPRFAVVPEAAAASRLQEELRAAGLSTRVLVGEQGLCDVASAPEVDAVMAAIVGAAGLRPTLAAVEAGKKILLANKEALVMSGALFMQAVGKSGSVLLPIDSEHNAIFQCMPADFSRGLGAIGVRRILLTASGGPFRQTPLAELERVSPEQACAHPNWSMGRKISVDSASMMNKGLELIEACWLFDARPSQVEVVVHPQSVIHSLVDYVDGSVLAQLGNPDMRTPIANALAWPERIDSGVAPLDLFAIARLDFEAPDEQRFPCLRLARQAAEAGGSAPAMLNAANEVAVSAFLERRIRYPEIASIIDEVLVREPVVAVNELDAVFAADAKARSLAEQWLQRNGR from the coding sequence GTGAGTGCTGTCCAGCAGGTAACGGTTCTGGGGGCTACGGGCTCCATAGGGCTGAGTACCTTGGACGTTATTGCCCGTCATCCGGATCGCTACCAGGTGTTTGCCCTCACCGGGTTCAGTCGCCTGGCCGAGTTGCTGGCATTGTGCATTCGCCACGTGCCGCGCTTTGCGGTGGTGCCGGAGGCGGCTGCCGCCAGTCGTTTGCAGGAAGAGCTGCGGGCTGCCGGTCTCTCGACCCGGGTTCTGGTGGGTGAGCAAGGTTTGTGTGACGTCGCGTCGGCGCCTGAGGTCGATGCGGTGATGGCGGCGATTGTCGGGGCGGCCGGTTTGCGTCCGACCCTGGCAGCCGTTGAGGCCGGCAAGAAAATTCTGCTGGCCAACAAGGAAGCATTGGTGATGTCCGGCGCGCTGTTCATGCAGGCGGTGGGCAAGAGTGGTTCGGTGCTGCTGCCCATCGACAGCGAGCACAATGCAATCTTCCAGTGCATGCCTGCCGACTTCTCCCGGGGGTTGGGGGCAATCGGGGTGCGACGGATTCTGCTGACAGCCTCGGGTGGTCCGTTCCGTCAGACGCCGCTGGCCGAGCTTGAGCGTGTCTCGCCCGAGCAGGCTTGTGCCCATCCGAACTGGTCCATGGGACGCAAGATCTCCGTGGACTCGGCGAGCATGATGAACAAGGGCCTGGAGCTGATCGAGGCCTGTTGGTTGTTCGATGCCAGGCCTTCACAGGTTGAAGTGGTGGTGCATCCCCAGAGCGTGATTCACTCCCTGGTGGATTATGTCGACGGTTCGGTGCTGGCGCAGTTGGGTAATCCCGATATGCGCACGCCGATCGCCAATGCCCTGGCCTGGCCGGAGCGTATCGACTCTGGTGTTGCGCCGCTGGATCTGTTTGCGATTGCCCGCCTGGACTTCGAAGCACCCGACGAGCAGCGGTTTCCTTGCCTGCGGCTGGCGCGTCAGGCTGCCGAGGCGGGTGGCAGTGCGCCGGCGATGCTCAATGCGGCCAACGAAGTGGCGGTTTCGGCGTTTCTCGAACGGCGCATCCGTTACCCGGAAATCGCGAGTATCATCGACGAAGTTTTAGTCCGTGAACCTGTGGTCGCAGTCAATGAACTCGATGCGGTGTTTGCGGCGGACGCCAAGGCCCGGAGCCTGGCGGAACAATGGTTGCAGCGTAACGGGCGATAG
- the lpxD gene encoding UDP-3-O-(3-hydroxymyristoyl)glucosamine N-acyltransferase, with protein MTAIIKLGQLAEFLGATLRGDAEKEITGLATLQEAGPAQLSFLANPQYRKYLVDCQAGAVLLKAADAEAYAGDALVVADPYLSYARISHLFDPKPKAPAGIHPSAVIAADAQVDPAASIGPFAVIESGARIGAGVTIGAHCFIGARCEIGEGGWLAPRVTLYHDVRIGKRVVIQSGAVLGGEGFGFANEKGIWQKIAQIGGVTIGDDVEIGVNTAIDRGALADTVIGNGVKLDNQIQIAHNVQVGDHTAMAACVGISGSTKIGKHCMLAGGVGLVGHIDICDNVFLTGMTMVTHSITEPGAYSSGTAMQPAAEWRKSAARIRQLDDLARRLRQLEKRVGGVTPDGNASSDG; from the coding sequence ATGACCGCAATTATAAAACTCGGCCAGTTGGCCGAGTTCCTCGGCGCTACCTTGCGTGGCGACGCGGAGAAGGAAATCACTGGGCTAGCCACCTTGCAGGAGGCTGGCCCAGCTCAGTTGAGCTTTTTGGCAAACCCGCAATATCGCAAGTACTTGGTGGACTGCCAGGCCGGTGCGGTGTTGCTGAAAGCCGCTGATGCCGAGGCCTATGCCGGCGACGCATTGGTGGTGGCCGATCCTTACCTGTCCTACGCCCGAATCTCCCATCTGTTCGACCCCAAGCCCAAGGCCCCGGCCGGCATTCACCCGTCCGCGGTGATTGCTGCTGATGCGCAGGTGGATCCAGCGGCCAGCATCGGCCCGTTTGCGGTGATCGAGAGTGGTGCTCGCATCGGTGCCGGAGTGACCATCGGCGCTCATTGCTTTATCGGTGCCCGCTGCGAGATCGGCGAGGGCGGCTGGCTGGCGCCAAGGGTCACCCTGTACCACGACGTACGCATCGGTAAACGAGTGGTTATCCAGTCGGGCGCGGTGCTGGGGGGCGAAGGCTTCGGCTTTGCCAACGAGAAAGGCATCTGGCAGAAGATCGCGCAGATTGGCGGCGTGACCATAGGTGACGATGTCGAGATTGGCGTCAACACCGCGATCGATCGTGGCGCCCTGGCCGACACCGTCATCGGCAATGGCGTGAAGCTCGATAACCAGATTCAGATCGCCCACAACGTTCAGGTCGGTGATCACACCGCCATGGCCGCTTGTGTGGGGATCTCCGGCAGCACCAAGATCGGCAAGCACTGTATGCTCGCCGGCGGTGTTGGGCTGGTCGGGCACATCGATATTTGTGACAACGTATTCCTCACTGGAATGACCATGGTGACTCACTCGATTACCGAGCCGGGTGCCTACTCTTCCGGTACGGCCATGCAACCTGCTGCCGAGTGGCGCAAGAGCGCGGCACGCATCCGTCAGCTCGATGATCTTGCGCGACGCCTGCGTCAGTTGGAAAAGCGCGTTGGGGGCGTGACCCCTGACGGCAATGCTTCATCAGATGGCTGA
- the lpxB gene encoding lipid-A-disaccharide synthase, whose translation MNTLRIALVAGEASGDILGAGLMRALKAQHPAVEFIGVGGPLMHAEGLTSYFPMERLAVMGLVEVLGRLRELLARRKKLIQTLIAEKPDVFIGIDAPDFTLNIELKLRQAGIKTVHYVSPSVWAWRQKRVLKIREGCDLMLTLFPFEARFYEEKGVPVKFVGHSLADAIPLQADRAAARAELGLPDGPLVALMPGSRGGEVGRLGALFLDAAQRLRTLRPGVRFIMPCASPERRLQLEELLASRDLPLTLLDGQSHKALAACDAVLIASGTATLEALLYKRPMVVAYRLAPLTFWILKRMVKSPYISLPNLLAQRLLVPELLQDDATAEALAQTLSPLIEGGEEQTRGFDEIHRTLRRDASNQAAQAVLELIGKSQ comes from the coding sequence ATGAACACTCTGCGTATTGCGCTGGTGGCTGGCGAAGCCTCCGGCGACATTCTCGGCGCCGGTCTGATGCGAGCCCTCAAGGCTCAGCACCCGGCTGTCGAATTCATTGGCGTCGGCGGTCCGCTGATGCACGCCGAAGGTCTGACCTCCTACTTTCCCATGGAGCGCCTGGCGGTCATGGGCTTGGTCGAGGTGCTTGGGCGACTGCGTGAGTTGCTGGCGCGACGCAAGAAGCTGATCCAGACCCTGATTGCCGAAAAGCCGGATGTATTCATCGGTATCGATGCTCCGGATTTCACCCTGAATATCGAACTCAAGCTGCGTCAGGCCGGGATCAAGACCGTGCATTACGTCAGTCCGTCGGTCTGGGCCTGGCGCCAGAAACGGGTGCTGAAGATTCGCGAAGGGTGCGACCTGATGCTCACGCTGTTTCCCTTCGAGGCCCGGTTCTACGAAGAGAAAGGCGTACCGGTGAAGTTCGTCGGCCACTCTCTGGCCGATGCCATTCCGCTGCAGGCGGACCGAGCGGCGGCGCGTGCCGAACTGGGTCTGCCGGACGGGCCTCTGGTGGCCTTGATGCCCGGCAGTCGTGGCGGTGAAGTGGGGCGCCTGGGGGCCCTGTTCCTGGATGCCGCACAGCGCTTGCGTACCCTGCGTCCCGGCGTGCGCTTCATCATGCCGTGCGCCAGCCCGGAGCGTCGGCTCCAGCTCGAAGAACTGCTGGCCAGTCGTGACCTGCCGCTGACCTTGCTCGATGGCCAGTCCCACAAGGCCCTGGCCGCCTGTGACGCGGTGCTGATCGCTTCTGGCACCGCGACACTCGAAGCCTTGCTCTACAAGCGTCCAATGGTGGTGGCCTACCGTTTGGCGCCGCTGACCTTCTGGATTCTCAAGCGCATGGTCAAGAGTCCGTACATTTCCTTGCCGAACCTGCTGGCCCAGCGCCTGCTGGTGCCGGAGCTGTTGCAGGATGACGCCACCGCCGAAGCCCTCGCGCAGACCTTGTCGCCGTTGATCGAAGGCGGGGAAGAGCAGACCCGCGGTTTTGACGAGATCCACCGAACCTTGCGTCGCGACGCGTCCAACCAGGCCGCGCAAGCGGTACTTGAGCTGATCGGCAAATCACAATGA
- the lpxA gene encoding acyl-ACP--UDP-N-acetylglucosamine O-acyltransferase, with product MSLIDPRAIIDPTAILADDVEVGPWSIIGAGVEIGEGTVIGPHVILKGPTRIGKHNRIYQFSSVGEDTPDLKYKGEETRLVIGDHNVIREGVTIHRGTVQDRSETTLGDHNLIMAYAHIGHDSVIGNHCILVNNTALAGHVHVDDWAILSGFTLVHQYCHIGAHSFSGMGTAIGKDVPAFVTVFGNPAEARSMNFEGMRRRGFSEDAIHALRRAYKVVYRQGLTVDQALAELAEAAVEFPEVAVFRDSIQSSTRGITR from the coding sequence ATGAGTTTGATTGACCCTCGCGCAATCATCGATCCGACGGCCATTCTGGCCGACGACGTTGAGGTTGGCCCGTGGTCGATCATCGGCGCTGGTGTGGAAATCGGCGAGGGTACAGTGATCGGGCCCCATGTCATTCTCAAGGGCCCGACCCGGATCGGTAAGCACAACCGCATCTACCAGTTTTCTTCGGTAGGTGAGGACACCCCTGATCTGAAGTACAAAGGCGAGGAAACCCGCCTGGTCATCGGTGACCACAACGTGATCCGCGAAGGCGTGACCATTCACCGTGGCACCGTCCAGGACCGTTCCGAAACCACCCTGGGCGATCACAACCTGATCATGGCCTACGCCCACATCGGTCATGACAGCGTCATTGGCAACCACTGCATCCTGGTCAACAACACAGCGCTGGCCGGCCATGTGCATGTCGACGACTGGGCGATTCTTTCCGGATTCACCCTGGTGCATCAGTACTGCCATATCGGCGCCCACAGCTTCTCCGGCATGGGCACCGCCATCGGCAAGGATGTACCGGCGTTCGTCACGGTGTTCGGCAACCCCGCCGAAGCCCGCAGCATGAATTTTGAAGGGATGCGCCGTCGCGGCTTCAGCGAGGATGCGATCCACGCACTGCGGCGCGCCTACAAGGTGGTTTACCGTCAGGGTCTGACCGTGGATCAAGCCTTGGCCGAACTGGCCGAAGCGGCGGTTGAGTTCCCGGAAGTCGCGGTGTTTCGTGACTCGATCCAGTCTTCGACTCGCGGCATCACCCGTTAA
- the rseP gene encoding sigma E protease regulator RseP yields MSALYMIVGTLVALGVLVTFHEFGHFWVARRCGVKVLRFSVGFGMPLLRWHDRRGTEFVIAAIPLGGYVKMLDEREGEVAVEELDQSFNRKSVRQRIAIVAAGPIANFLLALVFFWGLAMLGSQQVRPVIGDVEAGSIAAQAGLAAGQEIVAIDGEPTTGWAAVNLQLVRRLGESGALQVLVREQGATVESPRQLVLDKWLKGADEPDPIRSLGVRPWRPALPPVLAELDPKGPAQTAGLKSGDRLLALDGQPLNDWQQVVDRVRMHPGSKIVLQVERDGAQVEIPVTLASRGESKAPSGYLGAGVKAVDWPPEMLREVSYGPLEAIGEGARRTWTMSVLTLESLKKMLFGELSVKNLSGPITIAKVAGASAQSGIADFLNFLAYLSISLGVLNLLPIPVLDGGHLLFYLIEWARGRPLSDRVQGWGIQIGISLVVGVMLLALVNDLGRL; encoded by the coding sequence ATGAGCGCGCTCTATATGATTGTCGGCACCCTGGTAGCCCTGGGTGTGCTGGTCACCTTCCACGAATTCGGCCACTTCTGGGTCGCCCGCCGCTGTGGCGTCAAGGTGCTGCGCTTCTCCGTAGGCTTCGGCATGCCGCTGCTGCGCTGGCACGATCGTCGCGGCACTGAGTTCGTGATCGCCGCCATTCCGCTGGGCGGCTACGTGAAAATGCTCGATGAGCGTGAAGGCGAAGTGGCCGTCGAGGAGCTGGATCAATCCTTCAATCGCAAGTCGGTTCGCCAGCGCATTGCCATTGTTGCCGCGGGGCCGATTGCCAACTTCCTCCTGGCGCTGGTGTTCTTCTGGGGTCTGGCGATGCTGGGCAGCCAGCAGGTGCGGCCGGTTATCGGTGATGTGGAGGCGGGCAGTATTGCGGCGCAGGCGGGCCTTGCTGCCGGTCAGGAAATCGTCGCCATCGACGGTGAGCCGACCACTGGCTGGGCAGCGGTCAACCTGCAGCTGGTGCGTCGTTTGGGTGAAAGTGGCGCGCTGCAGGTGTTGGTGCGCGAGCAGGGCGCGACTGTGGAGTCGCCCCGTCAGCTGGTACTGGACAAGTGGCTCAAGGGGGCTGATGAGCCGGACCCTATCCGCTCCCTGGGGGTTCGCCCATGGCGGCCGGCCTTGCCGCCGGTGTTGGCCGAGCTGGACCCGAAAGGCCCGGCCCAGACGGCTGGCCTGAAAAGCGGTGATCGCCTGTTGGCCCTTGATGGGCAGCCGCTCAATGACTGGCAGCAGGTGGTCGATCGGGTGCGGATGCACCCTGGCAGCAAGATTGTGCTGCAGGTGGAGCGCGATGGCGCTCAGGTCGAGATCCCGGTGACTTTGGCCAGTCGCGGTGAAAGCAAGGCGCCCAGCGGTTATCTTGGGGCCGGGGTGAAGGCGGTAGACTGGCCGCCGGAGATGCTCCGCGAGGTCAGTTATGGTCCGCTGGAGGCCATTGGCGAAGGGGCCCGGCGGACCTGGACCATGAGCGTCCTGACCCTGGAATCACTGAAGAAAATGTTGTTCGGCGAGCTCTCGGTAAAAAACTTGAGTGGACCGATAACCATTGCTAAAGTGGCGGGCGCTTCTGCCCAGTCGGGCATTGCTGATTTCTTGAATTTCCTTGCTTATCTGAGTATTAGCCTGGGTGTTCTGAATTTGTTGCCCATCCCGGTACTGGATGGGGGGCATTTGTTGTTCTATCTGATCGAGTGGGCGCGTGGTCGTCCCTTGTCGGATCGGGTGCAAGGTTGGGGGATACAGATCGGTATCAGCTTGGTGGTCGGAGTCATGCTGCTTGCTCTGGTCAACGATCTGGGTCGTCTGTAA
- the fabZ gene encoding 3-hydroxyacyl-ACP dehydratase FabZ: MMDINEIREYLPHRYPFLLVDRVVDLDVEGKCIRAYKNVSINEPFFNGHFPAHPIMPGVLIIEAMAQAAGILGFKMLDVKPADGTLYYFVGSDKLRFRQPVLPGDQLILEAKFISCKRQIWKFECQASVDGKPVCSAEIICAERKL, translated from the coding sequence ATGATGGACATCAACGAGATTCGCGAATACCTGCCTCACCGTTACCCTTTCCTGTTGGTGGATCGGGTAGTGGACCTGGATGTTGAGGGCAAGTGCATTCGTGCCTACAAGAATGTCAGCATCAACGAACCGTTCTTCAATGGTCACTTTCCTGCGCATCCGATCATGCCGGGCGTACTGATCATCGAAGCCATGGCTCAGGCTGCGGGCATTCTCGGTTTCAAGATGCTCGACGTGAAGCCAGCCGATGGCACCCTGTATTACTTCGTCGGTTCCGACAAGCTGCGCTTCCGCCAGCCAGTGCTGCCGGGCGACCAGCTGATTCTTGAGGCCAAGTTCATCAGCTGCAAGCGCCAGATCTGGAAGTTCGAGTGTCAGGCCTCGGTCGACGGCAAGCCGGTGTGCTCTGCTGAAATCATCTGTGCGGAACGCAAACTATGA
- a CDS encoding OmpH family outer membrane protein: MRKLTQLVLLASVLVASPAFAEMKIAVLNYQMALLESDAAKKYAVDAEKKFGPQLTKLKTLESSAKGIQDRLVAGGDKMQQGERERLELEFKQKARDFQFQSKELNEAKAVADREMLKQLKPKLDSAVEEVIKKGGFDLVFERGAVIDVKPQYDITRQVIERMNQLK; the protein is encoded by the coding sequence GTGCGTAAGTTGACTCAATTGGTTCTCCTGGCCTCCGTTCTGGTCGCGAGCCCGGCGTTTGCCGAAATGAAAATTGCCGTTCTGAATTATCAGATGGCACTGCTGGAATCCGACGCGGCGAAGAAGTACGCAGTGGACGCCGAGAAAAAGTTCGGTCCGCAACTGACCAAGCTGAAAACCCTGGAAAGCAGCGCCAAGGGTATCCAGGATCGCCTGGTGGCCGGTGGCGACAAGATGCAGCAGGGCGAGCGTGAACGTCTGGAGCTCGAGTTCAAGCAAAAGGCCCGTGACTTCCAGTTCCAGTCCAAGGAACTGAACGAAGCCAAGGCTGTTGCTGACCGCGAGATGCTCAAGCAACTGAAGCCGAAGCTGGACAGCGCAGTTGAAGAAGTCATCAAGAAAGGCGGTTTCGATCTGGTCTTCGAGCGTGGCGCAGTGATCGATGTCAAACCTCAGTACGACATCACTCGCCAAGTTATCGAGCGCATGAATCAGCTGAAGTAA